In a single window of the Acyrthosiphon pisum isolate AL4f chromosome X, pea_aphid_22Mar2018_4r6ur, whole genome shotgun sequence genome:
- the LOC107883845 gene encoding uncharacterized protein LOC107883845: MSFSNSNISDYEESMTESDNNYNEVKPETTKKQNKTKRVVKLKKNMCKTKVKKNISYLDRIGPLIKDVKVNNELINSIMVKQSDEIVNIKLPFDNEVCSDYWTINHYKIKNIQNLIATDRWKEAECSVKVSITDLAKDQGLANDLSNIIQTIFTRFMSDPNKKIGCIKKSKS, translated from the exons atgtcattttctAATTCGAACATTAGTGATTACGAAGAATCAATGACTGAAAGCGAT AACAATTATAACGAGGTAAAACCGGAGaccacaaaaaaacaaaataaaacaaaaagagttgtgaaattgaaaaaaaatatgtgcaaaacaaaagttaaaaaa aatatttcatATCTGGATAGAATTGGTCCTTTAATTAAAGATGTGAAAGTAAATAATGAACTTATTAATTCGATCATGGTGAAACAAAGTGATGAAAtagtaaacataaaattaccatTTGATAACGAAGTATGTAGTGATTACTGGACAATAaatcactataaaataaaaaatattcaaaatcttaTTGCTACAGAccg ATGGAAAGAAGCTGAGTGCAGTGTAAAAGTATCGATAACTGATTTAGCAAAGGATCAAGGGCTCGCAAACGATTTATCCAACAtcatacaaacaatatttacacGGTTCATGTCTGATCCAAACAAGAAAATAGgatgtattaaaaaatcaaaatcataa